The nucleotide sequence TCGGCCGCGGCGTGCACGTAGACGTGGCAGTTGCCCACCCCGGTCTCGATGGTGGGCACCAGGGCGTCGCGCACCACGGCGGCGATCAGCCCGGCCCCGCCCCGGGGGATCACCACGTCCACCAGCCCGCGGGCCTGGATGAGGTGCGTGACGCTGGCCCGGTCGGACGCCGGCAGCAGCTGCACCGCGTCGGCGGGCAGGCCCTGCGCGGCCAGCGCGTCCCGCAGCACCTGCACCAGGGCGGCGTTGCTGTGCGCAGCCGAGGACGAGCCGCGCAGCAGGACGGCGTTGCCGGACTTCAGGCACAGCCCGGCAGCGTCCACGGTGACGTTGGGCCGCGCCTCGTAGACGATGCCGACCACCCCCAGGGGGACCCGCTGCTGGCGCAGCTCCATCCCGTTGGGCAGCGTCGACCCGCGCAGCACCTCCCCCACCGGGTCGGGCAGCCCGGCCACCTGGCGCAGCCCGGCCGCCACGCCCGCCACCCGCTCGTCGGTCAGCCGCAGCCGGTCCAGCAGTCCCTCGCCCATGCCGGCCGCACGACCGGCTGTGAGGTCGGCCTCGTTGGCCGCCAGGATCTGCGGGGTGGCGGCCAGCACCGCATCGGCGGCGGCGTGCAGCGCAGCGTCCTTGTCGGCGCGGGTGAGCAGGGCCAGCGTGCGGCTGGCCACCCGCGCGCGGCGGGCGGCCTCGTGCACGGTCTCGCGGAGGTCCTCGCTGGTGTGCGACACGGCGTCGGTGGCCTCAGCGGCCTGAAGATCGGTAGCCACGGTCATGACCCCAGCCTATGGCAGAACACCGTCGCGATCCCGCTCTCGTGTGCACCCCCACGGGAACCGTCGGGCTCGGCGGGCACCATGGGGCCATGACCACCTCCACCGTCCCCGCCGGCACCACCGAGCTGCGCGCCCAGGCTGAGCAGCTGCTGCAGCGCCTCGCCGGCGAGGGGGCGGTGCTGCGGGAGGACCAGTGGGTGGCCATCGAGGCCCTGGTGGTGCAGCGCCGCCGCGCCCTGGTGGTGCAGCGCACCGGCTGGGGCAAGTCGGCCGTGTACTTCCTGGCTGCCTCCCTGCTGCGCAGCCGCGGCTCGGGCCCCACCGTCATCGTCTCCCCGCTGCTGGCCCTGATGCGCAACCAGGTCGCCGCCGCCGAGCGCGCCGGGGTGCGGGCGGCCACCATCAACTCCGGCAACGTCACCGAGTGGGACGAGGTGCGCGCCCAGGTCACCGCGGGTGAGCTGGACGTGCTGCTGGTGAGCCCGGAGCGGCTGAACAACCCCGACTTCCGCGAGCAGGTGCTGCCCTCGCTGGCTGCCAACGCGGGCCTGGTGGTGGTGGACGAGGCGCACTGCGTCTCCGACTGGGGCCACGACTTCCGCCCCGACTACCGCCGCATCCGCACCCTGCTGGCCGACCTGCCCGACGGCGTCCCGGTGCTGGCCACCACCGCCACCGCCAACGACCGGGTGGTGGCCGACGTGGCCAGCCAGCTCGGCGTGGGCGGCGGCGACACCCTGGTGCTGCGCGGCGGGCTGGACCGGGAGTCGCTGCACCTGTCGGTGGTGCACGTGGACGGCTCCCAGCGACGCGCCGCGTGGCTGGCCCAGCACCTGGACCAGCTGCCCGGCTCGGGCATCATCTACACCCTCACCGTCTCCCAGGCCGAGGAGCTGGCGGGCCACCTCACCGAGCAGGGCCACACCGTCGCCGCGTACACCGGGCGCACCGACGCCGCCGAGCGCGAGTCGCTGGAGGCCGACCTGCTCGGCAACCGGGTGAAGGCACTGGTGGCCACCTCGGCGCTGGGCATGGGCTTCGACAAGCCCGACCTCGGCTTCGTGGTGCACCTGGGGGCACCGGCCTCGCCCATCGCCTACTACCAGCAGGTGGGCCGCGCCGGCCGCGCCAGCGCCCGCGCCGAGGTGATCCTGCTGCCCGGCGCCGAGGACCGCGACATCTGGGCCTACTTCGCCTCGCTGGCCTTTCCCGCCGAGCCGGTGGTGCGCTCGGTGATCGAGGCCCTGTCCGCGGCGAGCAAGCCGCTGTCCACCGCCGCCCTGGAGCCGCTGGTGGAGCTCAACCGCAGCCGCCTGGAGATGGTGCTCAAGGTGCTCGACGTGGACGGCGCCGTGCAGCGGGTGCGCGGCGGCTGGATCGCCACCGGCGCCGACTGGTCCTACGACGCCGCCCGCTACGAGCACCTGGCTGCTGCGCGGGCCACCGAGCAGCAGGCGATGCTGGACTACCAGCGCACCACCACCTGCCGGATGGACTTCCTGCGCCGCCAGCTCGACGACCCGGAGCTGGGCAGCGAGCCGGTGGCCTGTGGGCGCTGCGACGTGTGCTGCGGACCCACCTGGTCACCGGAGGTGGACGCCAGCGCCGCCCAGGCCGCCCGCGCCCGGCTGGACCGCCCGGGCGTCGACCTCGCTCCGCGCAAGCTGTGGCCCACCGGCATGTCCCGTCTCGGCGTGGACCTCAGCGGGAAGATCACCCAGGGTCCACAGCCGGGCAAGGCGCTCGGCCGGCTCACCGACCTGGGCTGGGGCCAGCGGCTGCGGCCGCTGCTCGCCGGCCCCGACGCCGAGGTGAGCGAGGAGGTGGTGCAGGCCTGCGTGCAGGTGCTCGCCGCCTGGGACTGGGCGCAGCGCCCGGTGGCCGTGCTCAACCTGGACTCCGGCAGCCACCCGGTGCTGCTGCGCAGCCTGGCTGCGCGGCTGGCATCGGTGGGGCGGCTGCGCGACCTGGGGGTGCTGCGCTACCGGGAGGGGCACGTGCCGCCGTCAGCCGCCAACTCCGCGCACCGGGTGGCCGGGCTGTGGGACGCCTGGGACACCAGCAGCGTGCCCGGTCTGGCCGAGCTGGACGGCCCGGTGCTGGTGGTGGACGACCTGCTGGACACCGGCTGGACCATGGCCATGGCCGCGCGCACCCTGCTGGCTGCCGGCGCCCCCGCGGTCCTGCCGCTCACCCTGGGCAGCGTGGCCTGAGCCGAGCGGCTGGGTCAGGCCTGCACGTTGGTCAGCGCCATGCCCGCCACCGCCGCCAGCGCCCCGGGGGCCTGCTCGGGGGTGACGCTGCCGGGAGCCATGGACACCAGGATGGCGTAGGTGCCGGTGGCGGCCACCAGCACGGGGCCGTCGGGCAGGGCCAGGTAGCTGGCGTTCATCCGCCCGATGGTCAGCGGCACGGCCTCCACCCCGGGGGTGCGGCGCGCCTCCACCGTGACCGGGACCCGCACCGCGGCCGCGGCCACGTCGGTGTAGGCGGTGAGGCTCACCTCGAGGGCGTACGTGCCTGCGGGCGAGGGAATCCCGTAGCTGCAGGTGACCCGCCCGGTGAGCCCGATGTCCGGGTTGGGCACGCCCACCAGCGTCTTGACCACCGCCGACAACGGCATGCCCAGAGCGGCGTCCAGCTGGTCGCCGTTCATGAGGTCCTTGCAGCTGGTGGGCAGGCCCTCCTTGGTCAGCTGGGCGGTGGCCGGCGGCGGCGTGGCCGAGGTGGTGGCCGGGAACGTGGGCACCACCGGCGCCGCGACGGGGGAGACCAGCGAGCACCCGCCCGCCAGCACCGCGATCGCCGCCACACCGATTGCCAACCCTGCCCGCATGGTGCCGATGTTAGACGCGGACACGCCCGTCCACCCCTCGCCACGCGGCCCGTGCACATACCGTGACCTGCGGGGGTCTCAGGTCACAAAGTGGTGACACCAGGTGAGTCGATGTGGCTCTAAGTGATCAGCGCCAGGCGCTCTGCGGCACCGGATCTGGTGAGCTCAGGCCCGCACGAGGTCGTCCGCGTGCACCACCGGCCGACGCAGCTCGGGGGGCAGCTGAGCCGCTGGGACACCCACCATCGCGGCCAGCTCGGCGGCGTCGAAGGCGACCACGCCACGGGCCACCGGAGTGCCGTCGGGTCCGATCAGCCGGACCACGTCGCTGGCGTGGAAGTCGCCCTTGACGGCCGTGATCCCCGGCAGCAGCAGCGAGCGGCGCCCGTCGATGACGGCGCTGACCGCACCGGCGTCGAGGCAGATGCTGCCCGAGGTCTCCGCGGCGTAGCGCACCCAGAACCGGCGGGCGGAGAGCCGTCGAGCGCGAGCGGCGAATGCGGTGCCCACCTGAGCGTCGCCGAGGGCCTCCGGGGCCTGTGCGGCCGAGGCCAGCAGCACCGGGACCCCGGCGTCGGCGGCCAACCGGGCAGCGGTGAGCTTGGAGGCCATCCCGCCCGTGCCCAGGGTGCCCCCGGAGCCGGCCACCACGCCGTCCAGCTCCGCGCCGTCGGCGCTCACCTCGCGGATGAGCGTGGCCCCGCCCTGGCGCGGGTCTCCGTCGTAGAGCCCGGCGACGTCCGACAGCAGCACCATGGCGTCGGCGCTGACCAGGTGCGAGACCAGCGCGGCGAGGCGGTCGTTGTCGCCGAAGCGGATCTCCGCGGTGGCCACGGTGTCGTTCTCGTTGACGATGGGCACCACGCCCAGCACCCGCAGCCGGTCCAGGGTGCGCTGGGCGTTGCGGTGCTGGGAGCGCCGGGCGACGTCCTCGGCGGTGAGGAGCACCTGCCCCACCGTGCGTCCGTAGCGGGCGAACGAGGTGCGCCAGGCCTGCACCAGCTCGAGCTGGCCCACCGCGGCCGCGGCCTGCTGGGTGGCCAGGTCGCGCGGACGCGCCCGCAGACCCAGCGGGGCGATGCCTGCGGCGATGGCGCCGGAGGAGACCACCAGCACGTCCGAACCGGCAGCCATCCGGGCCTCGAGGGCGTCCACCAGCCGGTCGAGGCGCTCCAGGTCGAGGCCCCCGCTGAGGCTGGTCAGGCCCGAGGACCCGATCTTGACCACGACACGACGGGCGGCCGCAACAGCATCCCGGGTCTGCACGGCTAGCTCATGCCCTCCACGTCGAGCCCACGACGCACACGGTGGGCAACCTTGCGCTCGGCCGCACCGATCCGCTCGTCGGCGTCGATGCGGATGTCGGTGCCGCGACCGGTGCGGGTCATGGCGATGCCCGCAGGCGTGGACGGCTCCCAGTCGAAGGTGACGTCGCCGATGGTCACCGACGATCCCGGCACCGCCCCCATCTTGGCCAGCTTGTCCTCCACGCCCAGCCGGGCCAGGCGGTCGCCCAGGTAGCCCACGGCCTCGTCGTTGTCGAACTGCGTCTGGCGGATCCACCGCTCGGGGCGGGTGCCGCGGACGATGAAGCCGTTCTCGTCCTCGGGGTCGTGCTCCACGGTGAACCCCTTGTCGTCCACTGCCGTCGGGCGCAGGACGGTGCGGGTGGGCGCCGCCGGCGGGTGCGCCGTGCGGTAGGCCTCCACGGCCTTGCCCAGCGCGAAGACCAGCGGGCGCAGTCCCTCGTGGGTGGCCGCGGAGATCGCGAACACCGGCCACTGCCGAGCCTTGAACTCCTCGCTGACCATCTCGGCCAGCTCGGCTGCCTCGGGCACGTCGACCTTGTTCAGCACCACGATGCGGGGCCGGTCGGCCAGGTCGCCCAGGCTGACGTCGGTGGTCAGCGCGGAGCGGTAGGCGGCCAGCTCGGCCTCGAGGGCGTCCACGTCGGAGATGGGGTCGCGCCCCGGGTCCAGGGTGGCGCAGTCCACCACGTGCACCAGCACGGCGCAGCGCTCCAGGTGGCGCAGGAACTCCAGGCCCAGCCCGCGGCCCTGGCTGGCACCGGGGATGAGGCCGGGCACGTCGGCCACGGTGAAGGTGGTGTCGCCGGTGGTCACCACGCCCAGGTTGGGCACCAGGGTGGTGAAGGGGTAGTCGGCGATCTTCGGCTTGGCCGCCGAGAGCACCGAGACCAGCGAGGACTTGCCGGCCGAGGGGAACCCGACCAGGCCGACGTCGGCCACCGACTTGAGCTCGAGCACCAGGTCGCGGGTGATGCCGGGCTCGCCCAGCAGCGCGAAGCCGGGAGCGCGGCGGGCCTTGGAGGCCAGCGCGGCGTTGCCCAGTCCCCCACGACCGCCCTGCGCGGCGACGAAGCGACTGCCCACGCCGACCAGGTCGGCGAGCAGGTTGCCGTCGGGATCGAGGACCACGGTGCCGTCGGGCACGGGCAGGATCAGGTCCTCACCGCGCGCCCCGTCCCGGTGGCTGCCCATGCCCTGCTTGCCGCGCTCGGACTTGACGTGCGGGTGGTGGTGAAAGTCCAGCAGCGTGTGCACGTTGGGGTCGACGACGAGCACGACGTCGCCACCGCGTCCACCGTTGCCACCGTCGGGACCACCGAGGGGCTTGAACTTCTCCCGGTGCACGGAGGAGCAGCCGTTGCCACCGTCTCCGGCAGAAACATGCAGGACCACACGATCGACGAATCGGGACATCGGGCCCTCCTAACCTGTGCGAGTGCGGATCCGGAGCCCGTGCCGAAGGCGGCGGGTCGGACCCTGATGAGACGACGGCGGGGACGGGCGGGGTTGCTCCCCCTGCCCGTCCCCGCCGTCGTCAGGACGTGTGTTGCGTGGTGAAGCTCAGACCGCTGCCGTCTCGAGTGCCTCGACGGGCACGATGTTGACGGTCTTGCGGCCACGCTTGCGGCCGAAGAGCACCGAGCCGGCGGCAAGCGCGAACAGGGTGTCGTCACCGCCGCGGCCGACGTTGTCGCCCGGGTGGAAGTGCGTGCCACGCTGGCGGACGATGATCTCGCCGGACTTGACGACCTGGCCGCCGAAGCGCTTCACGCCCAGGTACTGAGCGTTCGAGTCGCGACCGTTGCGGGAGCTGGAAGCACCCTTCTTGTGAGCCATGGAGCGTCCCTCCTGGGGGAAGTCTGGGCAGGGGCTGCGAGCACCTGCTCCGGGTGACCTACTTGCTGATGTTGGTGACCTTGACCACGGTCAGCTTCTGGCGGTGGCCCTGGCGCTTGTGGTACCCGGTCTTGTTCTTGAACTTGTGGATCCGGATCTTGGGGCCCTTGGTGTGCTCCACCACCTCACCGGTGACGGAGGCCTTGGCCAGCGCGCCGGCGTCGGTCGTGACGTCGGAGCCATCGACGAGCAGCAGCGCGGGCAGCGCGATCTCCACGCCCGGGGCTCCGTCGAGCTTCTCGACCTCAACAAGGTCACCAACGGCGACCTTGTACTGCTTGCCACCGGTCTTGACGATCGCGTACATCGGAGGGCTTCTCCTGTTGCTCGTTCGAACTCTGGCCGCGCCCGCCTCGAGGGTCGGAACGCGCATCTGGGTCAGTGTCGGTCTTCCTCCGACATCGCGTGCGCCTAGGCGCAGGCGCGCGACAACGACGCCACCAAAAGGTGACCGGCCAAGGTTACGGGGCGTGCACCGGCGGGGTCAAACCGCCTGCCCGCAAC is from Rhodococcus sp. X156 and encodes:
- the rplU gene encoding 50S ribosomal protein L21, encoding MYAIVKTGGKQYKVAVGDLVEVEKLDGAPGVEIALPALLLVDGSDVTTDAGALAKASVTGEVVEHTKGPKIRIHKFKNKTGYHKRQGHRQKLTVVKVTNISK
- a CDS encoding glutamate-5-semialdehyde dehydrogenase codes for the protein MTVATDLQAAEATDAVSHTSEDLRETVHEAARRARVASRTLALLTRADKDAALHAAADAVLAATPQILAANEADLTAGRAAGMGEGLLDRLRLTDERVAGVAAGLRQVAGLPDPVGEVLRGSTLPNGMELRQQRVPLGVVGIVYEARPNVTVDAAGLCLKSGNAVLLRGSSSAAHSNAALVQVLRDALAAQGLPADAVQLLPASDRASVTHLIQARGLVDVVIPRGGAGLIAAVVRDALVPTIETGVGNCHVYVHAAADLDMAQRIVLNAKTRRPSVCNAAETVLVDRAVADVAVPQLLAALGEAGVTVHGEGAGMVPVTEADWAEEYLSMDVALAVVDDLDAAVRHIDRYGTGHTEAIVTTDLAAAREFTARVDAAAVMVNASTSFTDGEQFGFGAEIGISTQKLHARGPMGLPELTSTKWIAWGDGHVRE
- a CDS encoding RecQ family ATP-dependent DNA helicase, whose protein sequence is MTTSTVPAGTTELRAQAEQLLQRLAGEGAVLREDQWVAIEALVVQRRRALVVQRTGWGKSAVYFLAASLLRSRGSGPTVIVSPLLALMRNQVAAAERAGVRAATINSGNVTEWDEVRAQVTAGELDVLLVSPERLNNPDFREQVLPSLAANAGLVVVDEAHCVSDWGHDFRPDYRRIRTLLADLPDGVPVLATTATANDRVVADVASQLGVGGGDTLVLRGGLDRESLHLSVVHVDGSQRRAAWLAQHLDQLPGSGIIYTLTVSQAEELAGHLTEQGHTVAAYTGRTDAAERESLEADLLGNRVKALVATSALGMGFDKPDLGFVVHLGAPASPIAYYQQVGRAGRASARAEVILLPGAEDRDIWAYFASLAFPAEPVVRSVIEALSAASKPLSTAALEPLVELNRSRLEMVLKVLDVDGAVQRVRGGWIATGADWSYDAARYEHLAAARATEQQAMLDYQRTTTCRMDFLRRQLDDPELGSEPVACGRCDVCCGPTWSPEVDASAAQAARARLDRPGVDLAPRKLWPTGMSRLGVDLSGKITQGPQPGKALGRLTDLGWGQRLRPLLAGPDAEVSEEVVQACVQVLAAWDWAQRPVAVLNLDSGSHPVLLRSLAARLASVGRLRDLGVLRYREGHVPPSAANSAHRVAGLWDAWDTSSVPGLAELDGPVLVVDDLLDTGWTMAMAARTLLAAGAPAVLPLTLGSVA
- the rpmA gene encoding 50S ribosomal protein L27, whose product is MAHKKGASSSRNGRDSNAQYLGVKRFGGQVVKSGEIIVRQRGTHFHPGDNVGRGGDDTLFALAAGSVLFGRKRGRKTVNIVPVEALETAAV
- the obgE gene encoding GTPase ObgE; this translates as MSRFVDRVVLHVSAGDGGNGCSSVHREKFKPLGGPDGGNGGRGGDVVLVVDPNVHTLLDFHHHPHVKSERGKQGMGSHRDGARGEDLILPVPDGTVVLDPDGNLLADLVGVGSRFVAAQGGRGGLGNAALASKARRAPGFALLGEPGITRDLVLELKSVADVGLVGFPSAGKSSLVSVLSAAKPKIADYPFTTLVPNLGVVTTGDTTFTVADVPGLIPGASQGRGLGLEFLRHLERCAVLVHVVDCATLDPGRDPISDVDALEAELAAYRSALTTDVSLGDLADRPRIVVLNKVDVPEAAELAEMVSEEFKARQWPVFAISAATHEGLRPLVFALGKAVEAYRTAHPPAAPTRTVLRPTAVDDKGFTVEHDPEDENGFIVRGTRPERWIRQTQFDNDEAVGYLGDRLARLGVEDKLAKMGAVPGSSVTIGDVTFDWEPSTPAGIAMTRTGRGTDIRIDADERIGAAERKVAHRVRRGLDVEGMS
- the proB gene encoding glutamate 5-kinase yields the protein MQTRDAVAAARRVVVKIGSSGLTSLSGGLDLERLDRLVDALEARMAAGSDVLVVSSGAIAAGIAPLGLRARPRDLATQQAAAAVGQLELVQAWRTSFARYGRTVGQVLLTAEDVARRSQHRNAQRTLDRLRVLGVVPIVNENDTVATAEIRFGDNDRLAALVSHLVSADAMVLLSDVAGLYDGDPRQGGATLIREVSADGAELDGVVAGSGGTLGTGGMASKLTAARLAADAGVPVLLASAAQAPEALGDAQVGTAFAARARRLSARRFWVRYAAETSGSICLDAGAVSAVIDGRRSLLLPGITAVKGDFHASDVVRLIGPDGTPVARGVVAFDAAELAAMVGVPAAQLPPELRRPVVHADDLVRA